In one window of Bradyrhizobium diazoefficiens DNA:
- a CDS encoding lysine-2,3-aminomutase-like protein: MTKTNLARTLREPAELVAADLVPAAALPVLERVAARYAVAITPALVELIDNSDPDDPIARQFVPTAAELERKPGENADPIGDHPHSPVAGIVHRYPDRVLFKLVHVCAVYCRFCFRREMVGPGKENALSDSAYRAAIDYIRSHSEIWEVILTGGDPLMLSPRRMSEIMADLAGIDHVKIIRLHTRVPVAEPARISDEMVAALRVEGATTWVALHANHARELTEAARDACAQLVDAGIPMVSQSVLLRGVNDNVAALSDLMRAFVECRVKPYYLHHGDLAPGTAHLRTTLAAGQELMRQLRGRVSGLCQPDYVIDIPGGAGKSPVGPNYVLAARNTAPDEREAESETRYRIVDYCGDVHLYPPEI, encoded by the coding sequence ATGACGAAAACCAATCTTGCACGGACATTGCGCGAGCCGGCCGAACTGGTGGCCGCAGACCTCGTGCCCGCCGCGGCGCTGCCCGTGCTCGAACGCGTTGCTGCGCGCTATGCGGTCGCGATCACGCCGGCGCTGGTCGAACTCATCGACAACTCAGATCCCGATGACCCGATCGCCCGCCAGTTCGTTCCGACCGCCGCAGAGCTAGAGAGGAAGCCCGGCGAGAACGCCGATCCGATCGGCGATCACCCGCATTCGCCGGTCGCCGGCATCGTGCACCGCTATCCCGATCGCGTGTTGTTCAAGCTTGTTCATGTCTGCGCCGTCTATTGCCGTTTCTGCTTCCGTCGCGAGATGGTCGGACCTGGCAAGGAGAACGCGCTCTCTGATAGCGCTTATCGTGCGGCGATCGATTACATCCGTTCGCATAGCGAGATCTGGGAGGTGATCCTGACCGGCGGTGATCCGCTGATGCTGTCGCCGCGCCGGATGAGCGAGATCATGGCCGATCTTGCCGGCATCGATCACGTCAAGATCATCCGCCTTCATACCCGCGTGCCGGTGGCCGAGCCTGCGCGCATCAGCGACGAGATGGTCGCTGCCCTGAGGGTCGAAGGCGCGACCACCTGGGTCGCACTGCATGCCAACCATGCGCGCGAACTGACGGAAGCGGCGCGAGACGCCTGTGCGCAGCTGGTCGATGCCGGGATTCCGATGGTGAGCCAGTCCGTGCTTTTGCGCGGCGTCAATGACAACGTCGCCGCCTTGTCGGATTTGATGCGGGCTTTCGTCGAGTGCCGGGTCAAGCCCTACTACCTGCATCACGGCGATCTCGCGCCGGGCACGGCACATCTGCGTACTACGCTCGCGGCAGGGCAGGAGTTGATGCGGCAGTTGCGCGGGCGGGTGTCAGGGCTGTGTCAGCCGGACTACGTCATCGATATTCCCGGCGGCGCCGGCAAATCGCCGGTGGGCCCGAATTATGTGTTGGCGGCGCGAAATACCGCACCTGATGAGCGTGAAGCGGAATCGGAAACGCGCTATCGTATCGTAGATTATTGCGGCGACGTTCATCTCTATCCGCCCGAGATCTGA